The Thamnophis elegans isolate rThaEle1 chromosome 15, rThaEle1.pri, whole genome shotgun sequence genome includes a window with the following:
- the CDK1 gene encoding cyclin-dependent kinase 1, which yields MDDYTKIEKIGEGTYGVVYKGKHKATGQVVAMKKIRLESDEEGVPSTAIREISLLKELHHPNIVCLQDVLMQDSRLYLIFEFLSMDLKKYLDSIPLGQYLDRMLVKSYLYQILQGIVFCHSRRVLHRDLKPQNLLIDDNGVIKLADFGLARAFGIPVRVYTHEVVTLWYRSPEVLLGSARYSTPVDLWSIGTIFAEMATKKPLFHGDSEIDQLFRIFRALGTPNNDVWPEVESLQDYKNTFPKWKPSSLASHVKNLDDEGLDLLSKMLIYDPAKRISGRVALNHPYFDDLDKSKLPANRPKKC from the exons ATGGACGACTACACCAAGATAGAAAAGATTGGTGAAG GAACGTATGGCGTGGTGTACAAAGGCAAGCACAAGGCCACTGGCCAAGTGGTGGCCATGAAAAAAATCCGCCTGGAAAGCGATGAAGAGGGTGTCCCCAGCACGGCCATCAGGGAAATTTCCCTGCTGAAAGAACTACACCATCCCAACATTGTGTG TCTTCAGGATGTGCTTATGCAAGACTCAAGGCTTTACCTTATCTTTGAATTTCTTTCCATGGATCTCAAGAAATACTTGGATTCTATTCCATTGGGACAATATTTAGATCGTATGCTTGTTAAG AGTTACTTGTACCAAATCTTGCAAGGTATCGTGTTCTGCCATTCAAGAAGGGTTCTGCATAGAGACCTGAAACCTCAGAACCTCTTAATTGATGACAATGGTGTGATTAAACTAGCCGACTTCGGGCTGGCACGCGCTTTCGGCATCCCCGTGCGTGTCTATACACACGAG GTTGTCACCTTGTGGTACAGATCCCCAGAGGTCTTGCTTGGCTCCGCCCGCTACTCTACCCCTGTAGATCTATGGAGCATTGGGACCATCTTTGCAGAAATGGCCACCAAGAAGCCGCTCTTCCACGGGGATTCGGAAATCGACCAGCTTTTCCGGATCTTCAG AGCATTGGGGACCCCCAACAATGACGTCTGGCCAGAAGTAGAATCCTTGCAGGATTACAAGAACACCTTCCCCAAATGGAAACCCAGCAGTCTGGCATCTCATGTGAAGAACCTGGATGATGAAGGCCTCGATCTGCTCTCT aAAATGTTGATCTACGATCCCGCGAAAAGGATCTCTGGCCGTGTGGCCCTGAATCACCCTTACTTTGATGACTTGGATAAATCAAAACTCCCAGCCAACCGGCCCAAGAAATGCTAA